ACCTCTAGGCTCGTCCAGATGGCTGGTCAGCTCGGTGTTTCCGGTCTCTTCACCGGTATGACCACTCGTCTTGTCATGATCGGTACCCTTACTGCTGGCCAGTGTAAGTTTCAAATGCGTTTGATGCAGGAGTCTATCGGTATGCTGACAAATCTGTATAGTCTTGATCTACGGTGACATCAAGAAGATGCTCAACGCTACTGGCGGTGTCGAGATTGCTCCTATCCCCAAGTAAACTAGATAAATTCTTGTAGCTAAGACGGTTGATGGTACGCAGATGCAATCTGTGATGTCTCGACTTTTGTTCTGTTTAGTAATAGCCGTGTGCGGATGCTTGTCCAGTTGATCCAAAAAATGTTCCATAAGTCTTCTCAAGCCATGAGCCAAGAATGTATGTGATAAAAAAGTGATGACGGGGCGCAGTGCCGAATGCCGAGAGTGAAACCCTGAAATTGAAATTTCGTGTTCGCGCTTCTCTAATCTCCTAACGAAAGGCAAAAGTGCTCCTCCAAGTGTTGTTATCGTCTTTCACTGCATCGTGCTGTCATCTCAGTGTTAACAAACTAAAAATCATACTTCTGCTATCTACTTCTTTTCAATTATTCAAGCCGGCGCAATGTCTTCTCCCACTCCTCCCATTGGACCCCCTTCCAGGGCCGTTCCATCGTACAAGGCCTACACTGGCCCCGACCCAAACACCGTTGCCGCTCAACGAAGTAAAGCCGAGGCTGAACGATACTGGGCTAGGATGAGTAAGAAAGCGGATGAGAGCGTTTTGCCGGTAAGGGTCAATAAGGCTCTGGGTTTCGGAGGATGGATTGCTGGGACTGGTATGTTTATCTCTTTCACCGGTTACATGCCTTCTGCggcctcctcttctctcatgGAGTGGGGATTGGACTCTAGCAGCTGACGGGAAATGATAGTCGCTTGTGCATACATGGTGTTATTCGCAGATTTTGGACCTAAGGAGCATGTTTTCAGTCCTGTAAGGGTCGTTTCCTTGTACAACGATGGTCTTGTCGGCTGATGCCGTTCATTCGTTAGGTGAGAAGAAAATACCAAAACTTTAGACAATCATTCTTCACCCTTTCGCCGGAAGAACAGAGGATAGTGGGGCTGCAACAAGAACCACGggtagaagatgaagcgCAGAGACGGCCTtcatgaagatgagagtcAACCCTGAGTCATAGTTGTAACGCCAAATTTAGACAGACAGATTCTTGAGCCAGGACGATTTAGTCCAATACCCAGCATTGTATACCATTTAGAACCATGCAAGAATCATACATTTTACTGAACCAAATATGAGTTAAAGAATAAGAGCCATAATCACAAATCTAGATATGAAACCAAAAACATCCTCTTACTCTCTCcttaccttcttctttccacccttctcccctccactctctctcctcttcttcttcgcatCCCTGGCACCCgcatccttgcccttctccGCCTTCGCTTTGTCATCGTCAAGCTTGTCCACTTTTACGCTGACTGTGCTGGACAGTCTCGCGCCGCCCTTACCAGATGCAAGTCTCTCAACTTGCTTCTCAGCCTCCGTCCAATCACCCCCCTGATCAATCGCAAATTCCTCCATGTTGAGAGTATTCAACAGCTCTctctgctccttctttgacgcatcgtcatcttcaccgTTCAGCTGTACCGCAGAATCGGCGAGATCTTGTTCGATGGTTTGCTGCAGCGCGACAAACTTGTTAGACCCGTTGGCTGATCGGCCGGCGAGGGTCGGCTCAGCAGGAAGTTCAGACGCGATAGAGGCCTTTCGGATGTCTTCCAGAGAtttcgtcatcttcctcaaaaCCTTTCCGAACAGTGCAAGGGTTTGAGTGGAAGTGATACCCAGTTCGTTCTCGAGCGCCTcgacattcttcctttgcaGCCCCAGAGCGAGCAAGATGGCCTGCTGGGCAGGCGGTAAGCTGGTTTCAAGCCTCTTGCCGAAGAATAAGGAAGCGATGGTAGGAACAAGGTCGAGGACGACGTGATAGTCGAGCATGCTGTCGGCGTACGATTCAAGACGCTTGATGTCAAACGGAGTGAGGAGCGAAGAGAGCTCGGTGTTGGTGAGAAGTTTGGGAGcgggggaaggagagttGCGAGGGACGGTAGAttcgaggatggagagagcGATAGAAGCGTCAAACTTTTTGAATGCCTCATATGAGAGAAGGTTCATGAATCGTTGTCTAAAGTCTGTTCATAACCGTTAGTCATTGCCCATATGTACTTCATCCTGAAGTAAAAGACACGACATACCTTGAGCAAAAGCACCCAACcactctccaccaccaccagcacTCGCCAAAACCTTGAGCATCACAAATGTGTACTCGCCAGTCAACGCATTCTCCTTTTGGCTCGCGTACAAAGGGGTGAAAccgcccttcttccagaaCCTGAGCAAGTCACGGGTAAGGCCGAAGGAGACACCGAGGTAGTCCAAGGTCTCGGGTTTACGCTCCGACAAacgttggagaagaggaggcatACGTGAAGGGTCACGGATGGCGATGGTGTCATTTTGGAGGTTGGCATTCTGGGAAACGCATTCAGTCGACGTTCGGTTTTGCGGGAAGGGGATAAAAGACGTCACTTACAGGTCCGACCTTGGCAGCGTCAGCAAAAGACTCGCCCATATCAACAGGGGCATCGTCAAAGTTGTACGAAGTCCCGTTATAGAAACTCTCCAACGCTTCCATCGCCCTTGATCCATAGCCCATCCTGGCATAATCAGGATGCGTGGCAATCCTCACCACCCTCGCTCCTGAAAGCGTGGCAAAGTCATTGTCCTGGAACTGAGTGGAGATGATCCAGGGGATCATATCTCCGGATGATCGCATACCCGACTGAgccatctctttcaagaTAGCTTCTCGGCTAATATTACCTTCAAGCGCGACTTGAAGGACGACAAGAGGGTCAGGGAGGGTATTATCATTCTCGTCGATagggggaaggagaacgaaaagatgatgagcggGAGCATCGGAAAGCATCTGCAAGTCGTTAGGAGAGTTCTTGTAGTGGGAAGCGACGTAGAgcgccatcatcctttGCAAGAACACTTCTGAAGCGGGGTGAtaagagaagagagtgtCGCGGTTGACATAGTAAAGCTCGCATTTGGAAGGGTGAGGGCAACCTTGGATAGATTTGGAGACGATGGTGGCATCGAGGCAGAGGAGGTTGTTCAACCACTTTTCAACATTGTCTCCGGGGGAGTAACGGATAGGCTCATCAAGCTTGATCTCACGAAGAGATCGCACGAGACCAGCGCCCGATCTACCAGCAGCCGCAGccttggaagatgaaccaGCAGAGTTGGCAGCCGCATTCTCGCTATCCTTGGTAATCGATGGTCGTGTCTGTTCACGGAGTTGCTGAATGAGCTTGATGGACAATGAACGGCCAGTACCCTCGTAACCGTTGATGGTGGAGGCCATAAACACGAGATAGGGGCCGATGAGTTTACGAacaaggggaagagggatggCGGCAGCTTCATCAATGATGACAAGCTCAGCTTGGCCGAGAACGTGAGAATCTTCGGGGGAGATGTATTGGATGGTTTGTCGGTGACCTCGGAAGATGTTGACCCTCACAATAGCCTTTTTGAAGTCGGGGTTTGTGCTTTGCACGACATCATAATCAATGTGCTCCTCGTAACCCAAGGCATCAAGGGCTTTGAAGACAAATTCAAACAAAGTTTTGAGGTTTTCGGGGTCAGGAGAAGTAACAAAGATGTTAGAGTAGTCATGAGCAAGAGCTGCACCGATGGCGAGACCGAGAGCGGCAGATTTACCTCGACCTCGACCAGCAGTCAAGGCGACAGTAGATGAAAGGTTTTTCTCGGAGATGGCCTCGACAAAAGTCAGGATAGCCTTGGCCTGGTCGACAGTCTTTGCCAACTTGGCAAGAGAACCAACGATGTCTACACCTTCCAAgttttccttcatctctttgagctcctctgcctttctcttcctccctcgatcgtcttcttcgccggCCTTGCCTATTTGAAtatccttgcccttggaAAGAGGTAAAACGTTGAGTTCATCGTCGAGAACGAGACAATCTGGATTTGAGCCgagagaaaggatgaaTCGTTCATTGAAACGGGGTTGAACAAACTGGTGGGCGTCTGTTCGGTATCGGGAGTGAACGTCCTATATGAGAAGTCATGAGAAATCAGATTATTCCACGCCATCCCGACATTAAAGCTTACCATGGCCATAGCGTACAACTGCTTCAAACTTGACATTGTCTTCAACAATAACACAACGAtaccaccaccttcgaccGTTTCGATGGTCCTCGCCAACAGATTTGGTGTAATCGCTTCATAATCTTGCAAAACGAGCATCCCGAAAGTTTGACCGAGAATCTTTGCGCTATCCTTGTAGTACGTGTATCGAATATCTGTCACTGTCACAAAGAGCTCGAACGGGTCTTGTTCGTTGGCATCTCTAATACCACGTTTTACATCACGCTTGATCTTGGCCTCTCGCTTCTTGCGATGACTGGTGGCAATAGGTCGAAAGTAAATCGTCTGCTGAAGGTTTTCAGAAGCTGCGACTCACGTTGTGAAACCTAAATCCTTCTTATAACACCACAAAACGCTC
This Cryptococcus neoformans var. neoformans JEC21 chromosome 14 sequence DNA region includes the following protein-coding sequences:
- a CDS encoding nucleolus protein, putative, which encodes MRKQLDPRIPALINNGVKANHRSFFVMVGDKGRDQVVNLHFLLSQARVSSRPSVLWCYKKDLGFTTHRKKREAKIKRDVKRGIRDANEQDPFELFVTVTDIRYTYYKDSAKILGQTFGMLVLQDYEAITPNLLARTIETVEGGGIVVLLLKTMSSLKQLYAMAMDVHSRYRTDAHQFVQPRFNERFILSLGSNPDCLVLDDELNVLPLSKGKDIQIGKAGEEDDRGRKRKAEELKEMKENLEGVDIVGSLAKLAKTVDQAKAILTFVEAISEKNLSSTVALTAGRGRGKSAALGLAIGAALAHDYSNIFVTSPDPENLKTLFEFVFKALDALGYEEHIDYDVVQSTNPDFKKAIVRVNIFRGHRQTIQYISPEDSHVLGQAELVIIDEAAAIPLPLVRKLIGPYLVFMASTINGYEGTGRSLSIKLIQQLREQTRPSITKDSENAAANSAGSSSKAAAAGRSGAGLVRSLREIKLDEPIRYSPGDNVEKWLNNLLCLDATIVSKSIQGCPHPSKCELYYVNRDTLFSYHPASEVFLQRMMALYVASHYKNSPNDLQMLSDAPAHHLFVLLPPIDENDNTLPDPLVVLQVALEGNISREAILKEMAQSGMRSSGDMIPWIISTQFQDNDFATLSGARVVRIATHPDYARMGYGSRAMEALESFYNGTSYNFDDAPVDMGESFADAAKVGPNANLQNDTIAIRDPSRMPPLLQRLSERKPETLDYLGVSFGLTRDLLRFWKKGGFTPLYASQKENALTGEYTFVMLKVLASAGGGGEWLGAFAQDFRQRFMNLLSYEAFKKFDASIALSILESTVPRNSPSPAPKLLTNTELSSLLTPFDIKRLESYADSMLDYHVVLDLVPTIASLFFGKRLETSLPPAQQAILLALGLQRKNVEALENELGITSTQTLALFGKVLRKMTKSLEDIRKASIASELPAEPTLAGRSANGSNKFVALQQTIEQDLADSAVQLNGEDDDASKKEQRELLNTLNMEEFAIDQGGDWTEAEKQVERLASGKGGARLSSTVSVKVDKLDDDKAKAEKGKDAGARDAKKKRRESGGEKGGKKKVRRE